The genomic stretch TTGCGGGCAAGGTAGAGGTAGACTAGGAAATGCTATTCCTAAAGCAACAAGGAATAATCCTAACCCTGTAGACTTTATGGCTACCTTGGAAAATATGGCTGCGGCTATGCAGGCGATAGCCGAAGCCTTGGGAAATCAAATGAACAATGGGAATAATGGCAATAACAGCGATGAGGGCCCTATGACGCTTTCCTCTTTTCAGAAGGTTCATCCTCTAAACTTTAGAGGAACCTCAAACCCCACCGATGCAGACAACTGGATTCAAGCTATAGAGCAAGCATTACAGGCTCAACGGGTTCTTGATGAGCAGTGGGTTGAGTTTGGAACATATCAGCTACAAGGCGAGGCCTAGCACTGGTGGCAGAGAACACAGCGAATCCTGCAGCCAGATGGTGTCGTGATTTCTTGAGACTTGTTCCGAATagagttctataagaaataCTTTCCCAGTTCAGTCAGAAATGCTAAGGAACTTGAACTGCTTCAGCTGAAACAAGGCCAGATGACTGTTATTGAGTACACTAGCATGTTTAAGAAATTGTGCCGCTTTTCACGGATTTGTCAAGGAGCTCCTAAGAATTTCGCTGAGTGGAAATGTATCAAGTATAAGGGAGGCCTTCGGAGCGATATTCTGAGTTTCGTTGCACCTATGGAGATCAGGGTATTCTCTGAACTTGTGAACAAGAGTAGGGTGGCTGAGGAGTTTGTGAGAAAGGCTACAGCAGAGAAGGGAAGTATGAGAATGCGTTTCCAGAGGACTCCAGGGAGGAATTTTGCACCAAGGGGCAGACAATTTAAGTGTGGCATCTTTGTCCCTCAAAATAATCAGGGGCAGGGTAACTTCAGAAGGTCGAATGCTAATGTTAATCAAGGAAGAAGgtattgaaagtagccacagtagAATTTGAGCTGTCACAGGTGTGGGAAGTATCATCCAGGAGTTCCGTGCAGGTTTGGGACTATAGTATGCTATTTCTGTGGACAACTCGGGCACTTGGCCAATAACtgcccagagaagaagaagtatGAGACTGGTAGAGTGCAGCAGGTAGAGAGAGTGTATACCACTTCTGCAACAGGTATTGAGGGATCAGAAACACTGATTAGAGGTAATTGTGAGATGCCCGGTAAAATTTTAAATGCCTTATTTGATTCTGGAGCAACACATTCGTTTATTGAATTTAAGAAGGCtgatgagttaggattgaagatagTGGTATTGGGTTATGATTTAAAGGTGTATAATGCTATCCATGAGGCTATGGTGACTAGGTTAGGATGTCCACAAGTTCAATTTCGAGTATAACAACGTGAATTCGTGCATGATCTGATTTGTCTACTGATGACTGGTCTTGATCTCATCTTGGGACTGGACTGGTTGTCCAAGAACCATGTCTTGCTCGATTGTTCTGAGAAAATGGTATGTTTTATGCCAGAAGGGTCAGAAGCGCCTGTCGTGATGAATCACTATTATTTGAACTCTATGATGGTAAATTGTTCTGAGACTGAATGTCAGGACATTATGCTATTAACTGCaggtgtttcgggtgatgacCAAAGCttggagcagattccggttgttTGTGAGTTCCCAGAGGTGTTTCTGGACGATATTGACAaatttccacctaaccgagaggttaaATTCGCTATTGAGTTCGTGCTTGGAGCCAGTCCAATCACGAGTattccttataggatgtcacctcTAGAAATGGCCAAGCTGAAGGCTCAGCTAGAAGATTTGTTGGGTAAATACTTTATTCGGCCGAGTGTTTGTCCGTGGGGGGCACCAGTGtactggtaaagaagaaagacGGAAGTATGCGCCTGTGTGTCGATTATCGGTAGCTGAATAAGGTTACTGTGAAGAGATGACCTAATGGACCAGTTACAAGGAGCCTGTGTGTTTTCTAAGATTGATTTGCAATCCGGATACCACCAGATAAGGGTTAGAGACGAGGATATTTCTAAAACTACTTTTAGGACGTGCTATGGTCATTATGAGTACACAGTGATGTCTTTCAAGTTAACTAATGCTTCGATgatattcatggattacatgaatagaatTTTCCATCCATATCTGGATAATTTTGTTGTCATATTCATCAATGACATTCTTATTTAATCTAAGATGGAAGATGAGCATGCGGATCACTTACGAACTGTGCTGCAAATCTTGAAAGATAGGAAGTTGTATGCTAAGCTATCTAAGTACGAATTTTGGAAGAATGAGGTGAAGTTTCTTGGCCACATGGTGAGCAAGCAAGGGATAGCAGTAGATCCTGCTAAGGTTGAAGCAGTGATGAATTGGGAGCGACCAACATTAGTGACGGAAATAAGGAGTTTCCTAAGTTTGGCGGGTTATTATCGGAGATTCATTAAGGGGTTTTCACAGCTCGCTTTACCTTTAACCAAGCTGACTAAGAAGGATGTACCTCTTGTTTTGACTCCTGAGTGCAAGGAGAGTTTTCTAGCATTGAAACAGAGGTTAACCACTGCACCTGTCCTAGTACTGCCTAAGCCAAATGAACCGTTTGAAGTATACTGTGATGCATCTCTGAAGGGCCTGGGGTGCATGCTGATGCAGTACCATAAAGTTGTGGCATATGCCTCACGGCAGTTAAGGCCGCATGAGATGAACTATCCGACTCACGACTTAGAACTTGCTGCTATAGTGTTTGCTCTAAAGATCTGGAGACATTATCTATACGGCATTAAATTTCaagttttctcagatcacaAGAGCTTAAAGTACCTTTTTGAGCAGAAAGAGTTAAATATGCatcagaggaggtggatggagctTTTGAAAGACTATAACTTCGAGTTGAATTACCATCCTAGAAAGGCGAATGTTGTGGCAGACGCTTTGAGCCAGAAATCTCTATATGCTTCTTGGATAATGCTTTGAGAGGAAGAGCTGCTAAAAGCATTCCAAGATTTGAAACAGGGAGTTAGAGAAGAGTTGGGGACTCTGTGCTTAAGTCAGCTACAGATTTCAAGTGATTTCAAAGCTGAACTCCTAAGGGCTTATCAGAATGACAAAGAATTATATAAGGTTTTACCGGCGATTGTGCAAGACAAATAGTGGAGAGTGTCAGAAGACAATGATAGTTTATGAAGATTCAATGACTAGATTATTGTGCCAGATGTTGGAATTTGTGTAAAAAGAATCTTGAAGGAAGCTCATAAGAGCGGATTCTCAATCCATCTAGGAAGTGCCAAGATGTATCAAGATCTGAAGACGATGTTCTGGTGGCCAGGAATGAAAAATGATGTGGCGTTGCACGTTTCCAAGTGTTTAACTTGCTAGAAAGTTAAGATTGGGCATGAGAGATCACTAGGAATCCTTCGGCCTTtggagattccacaatggaagtgggagagtattgcaatggacttcaTGTTGGGCTTACCTAGAACTCGgactggttttgatgctatttgggtgttTGTGGACTGGTTGACCAAGTCGGCTCACTTCCTTCCCATTCGGATAAGTTGCACGATGGAGGAGTTAGCACGGCTATACATTAAGGAAATTGTGAGGTTACTTGGCGTACCTTCCACCATTATATCCGACTGGGATCCTCGATTCACATCAAGGTTTTGGGGAGCCTTTCAACGAGCATTTGGCACTCAACTGAGCCTAAGCACTGCATATCACCCTCAGACGGATGGGCAGTCAGAGAGAACCATCCAAACTCTAGAGGATATGATGAGAGCTTGTGTCTTGGACCAGCCGGCGagctgggatcggtatatgccccTAGTGGAGTTTGATTATAACAACAGCtaccatgcgagcatcggaatggctccgtatgacgCTCTGTATTGTATGAAACGTCAATCTCCCCTATGCTGGTATAAAGCTGAAGAAAGGAGCTTGTTAGGGCTTGAGATGATAACTGAGACCATGGAATAGATAAAGAAGATCCGTAGCCGAATGCTTATAGCTCAAAGTCGTCAGAAGAGCTATGCTGATCAAAGGCGGAAGCCTTTGGAGTTTGAGGAAGGATAACACATCTTTCTGAAAGTTACTCCAACCACTGGAGTGGGAAGAGCCATTAAGACTAAAAAACTGTATCCCCGTTACATTGGACCATTTGAGATCCTGAAGAGAATTGGACCAATGGCTTATAAGATAGCTTTACCGTCGCATCTTTCGAACTtacacgacgtgtttcacgtgtcgccgCTTCGTAAATACACCCCTGATGCAAGTCACGTTATGGAACCAGAATCGGTTCAAATGAGGGAAGATTTGACACTACCAGTAACTCTAGTTAGGATTAACGACACCAGTATCAAGCAGTTACACGGAAAAGAGGTCTCTTTAGTGAAAGTAGCTTGGAGTCGGGCTTGTATTGAAGAGCATACTTAGGAGCTTGAGGCAGATATGCGAAAGGACTACCCACACCTCTTTTTAGGTAACTGGATAtgaattttgagggcaaaattcttaattaggtaggtaggatgtaaaccccgctaaattagtaaataattagtcaataaattaaatttaaa from Arachis stenosperma cultivar V10309 chromosome 9, arast.V10309.gnm1.PFL2, whole genome shotgun sequence encodes the following:
- the LOC130949469 gene encoding uncharacterized protein LOC130949469, which codes for MSTCGRGCGQGRGRLGNAIPKATRNNPNPVDFMATLENMAAAMQAIAEALGNQMNNGNNGNNSDEGPMTLSSFQKVHPLNFRGTSNPTDADNWIQAIEQALQAQRVLDEQWVEFGTYQLQVRNAKELELLQLKQGQMTVIEYTSMFKKLCRFSRICQGAPKNFAEWKCIKYKGGLRSDILSFVAPMEIRVFSELVNKSRVAEEFVRKATAEKGSMRMRFQRTPGRNFAPRGRQFKCGIFVPQNNQGQGNFRRSNANVNQGRRY